In Pedobacter sp. W3I1, one DNA window encodes the following:
- the mrdA gene encoding penicillin-binding protein 2 yields the protein MDQLFNRKYIVQGLFIVIALILLGKLFYIQIISDAAFVSAESNVLRKIYKYPARGAILDRNMKVIVQNEPVYDLMVTPNEVKPFDTLALAQALDITFEDVRKNLKKARGKSTYQATPFLKQISVQSYARLQETLYRFPGFRTQDRTIRHYPDSVGGQLFGYVKEVSPVDIEKSEGFYKPGDYKGKSGLEFSYEETLRGKKGVINTVYDAHNTPQGSYADGKYDVNAVSGERLISGIDMRIQKLGEELMMNKVGAIVAIEPATGEILSLVSSPGYDPNLLVGRNQGNNYMEFIVGNPYRPSLVRPIMGYYPPGSSFKPVDALIGLQEGVIDPNTTFFCPHYYQAGNRKIKCEHFDGSISLRRGIARSCNTYFCYVFQKLITKNGMKNQRQTYQEWRDKVAKFGFGSKLDIDMPYERKGYFYTADHYDKIYGKRWGYTNVISQAIGQGEITATPLQMANAMAIIANRGYYIKPHLIKGIGDKNLVKKEYVVKNYVGVDAKHFEPVIDGMQDAVNTSWGTAILSRIPDVVLCGKTGTVQNPHGKNHSVFIGFAPRDNPKIAIAVIVENAGFGSTYAAPIASYMIEKYLKGSISGARAAQAEWMKNQNLLPLLIDKTKKIKLTKADSLLLKKADSTKRIKDSLRIKSAIIKQTVTTKPKELKSVIIDKPVIQK from the coding sequence ATGGATCAGTTATTTAACCGAAAATATATCGTTCAAGGATTATTTATTGTAATCGCCCTGATTTTATTAGGGAAGTTATTTTACATCCAGATTATTAGCGATGCGGCTTTCGTTTCTGCCGAAAGTAATGTGCTACGAAAAATCTATAAATACCCGGCGCGGGGTGCCATTCTAGACCGGAACATGAAGGTGATTGTACAGAATGAACCTGTTTACGACTTAATGGTTACACCAAACGAAGTAAAACCTTTTGATACATTAGCACTTGCACAGGCATTAGACATTACTTTTGAGGATGTGCGGAAAAACCTTAAAAAAGCAAGGGGTAAGTCAACCTATCAGGCTACCCCGTTTCTGAAACAGATTTCGGTTCAAAGTTATGCCCGTTTACAGGAAACACTTTACCGTTTCCCAGGATTTAGAACGCAAGACAGAACCATCAGGCATTATCCGGATAGTGTTGGTGGACAGTTATTTGGTTATGTAAAAGAAGTAAGCCCCGTTGATATCGAAAAATCGGAAGGGTTTTACAAACCTGGCGATTATAAGGGCAAAAGTGGTTTAGAGTTTTCTTATGAAGAAACTTTAAGGGGCAAAAAGGGCGTAATTAATACGGTGTATGATGCGCACAATACCCCGCAAGGAAGTTATGCTGATGGCAAATACGATGTAAACGCGGTTTCGGGAGAAAGATTGATCTCAGGGATTGATATGAGAATCCAAAAACTTGGTGAAGAATTGATGATGAATAAGGTTGGCGCAATTGTAGCCATCGAACCAGCTACCGGAGAAATTCTTTCACTGGTCAGTAGCCCTGGCTACGATCCAAATCTTTTGGTGGGTAGAAACCAGGGGAACAACTACATGGAGTTTATTGTGGGTAATCCATATCGTCCATCTTTAGTAAGACCGATAATGGGTTACTACCCACCGGGATCTTCGTTTAAGCCGGTTGATGCACTGATCGGATTGCAAGAAGGCGTAATCGATCCCAATACCACATTCTTTTGTCCGCACTATTATCAGGCCGGAAATAGAAAAATTAAATGCGAACACTTTGATGGTTCAATTTCACTGAGAAGAGGCATTGCCCGTTCCTGCAATACTTACTTTTGTTATGTTTTTCAGAAGTTAATTACCAAAAACGGCATGAAAAACCAAAGACAAACTTACCAGGAATGGCGTGATAAAGTGGCTAAATTTGGTTTCGGATCAAAACTCGATATTGATATGCCCTATGAAAGAAAGGGATATTTTTATACCGCAGATCACTATGATAAAATTTATGGTAAAAGATGGGGTTATACCAACGTAATTTCGCAGGCTATTGGCCAGGGTGAGATTACCGCTACCCCATTGCAAATGGCCAATGCGATGGCCATAATTGCTAACCGTGGTTATTATATTAAACCTCACTTAATTAAAGGTATAGGCGATAAAAACCTGGTTAAAAAAGAATATGTGGTTAAAAATTATGTGGGTGTAGATGCCAAACATTTCGAACCCGTAATTGATGGTATGCAGGATGCCGTAAACACCAGCTGGGGAACCGCCATACTCTCACGGATTCCTGATGTGGTACTTTGCGGAAAAACAGGAACGGTACAAAACCCTCATGGCAAAAACCACTCCGTATTTATAGGCTTTGCACCACGCGATAATCCGAAAATTGCGATTGCCGTAATTGTAGAAAATGCAGGTTTTGGCAGCACATATGCAGCACCAATAGCGAGTTATATGATCGAAAAGTACCTTAAAGGGAGTATTAGTGGTGCCCGCGCAGCTCAGGCAGAATGGATGAAGAATCAAAATTTACTTCCTTTACTAATCGACAAAACAAAAAAGATCAAATTAACGAAGGCAGATAGCCTGTTGCTTAAAAAGGCAGATTCAACCAAAAGGATAAAAGATAGTTTGAGAATTAAATCGGCAATAATAAAACAAACGGTTACCACAAAACCTAAAGAATTAAAATCAGTAATCATCGATAAACCTGTAATCCAGAAATAA
- the rodA gene encoding rod shape-determining protein RodA — MQQQQGNRFFFNVDWITVLIYIALCAIGFVNIYASVPPEQTAVFGFSTLYGKQLIYIITGLILGLSILLFDGRLFNVFSPFIYGSTLLLLMAVLVIGNKVAGNQAWIAIGSFKLQPAEFAKFGTALLLARYVGAFNPKFRDIKSIMIAGLIVAAPLLLIMLQPDTGSALVFLAFMFPLYREGLSGYFLLIFLGMIVLFIADFLVPTYILIIIITTIAGLFIYNNRRKQKIIFSTVLVTVFAIGYLFLIKIAYEKVLAPHQRNRIELMLGLKTDNKGAGYNVIQSQIAIGSGQATGRGFLQGTQTKYGYVPEQSTDFIFSTIGEEWGFLGCSVVIGLYIFLLLRLINLAERQRSTFSRVYGYSVACILFFHVFINIGMTIGIIPVIGIPLPLISYGGSSLWSFTILLFIFLKLDSNRMGFI; from the coding sequence ATGCAGCAGCAACAGGGAAACCGTTTTTTCTTTAATGTAGATTGGATTACTGTTTTAATCTATATTGCCTTATGTGCTATTGGTTTTGTCAATATTTATGCTTCCGTTCCGCCAGAACAAACAGCGGTGTTTGGCTTTAGCACGCTTTACGGCAAACAGCTAATTTACATCATCACGGGTTTAATTTTAGGTTTATCTATCTTATTATTTGATGGAAGGCTTTTCAATGTCTTCTCGCCCTTTATTTATGGTAGCACGTTACTGTTGCTAATGGCCGTATTGGTAATCGGGAATAAAGTAGCCGGGAACCAGGCATGGATTGCGATAGGCTCTTTTAAACTTCAGCCCGCTGAATTTGCCAAGTTCGGTACGGCATTACTTTTAGCAAGGTATGTAGGCGCATTTAACCCCAAATTCCGGGATATTAAATCGATTATGATTGCTGGATTAATCGTGGCTGCACCATTATTGTTAATTATGCTTCAGCCCGATACCGGTTCGGCGCTGGTGTTTCTTGCATTTATGTTTCCACTTTATCGCGAGGGTTTATCAGGTTATTTTCTATTGATATTTTTGGGAATGATTGTGCTGTTCATTGCCGATTTCTTAGTACCAACCTATATCTTAATTATCATTATTACCACTATTGCCGGCCTCTTTATTTACAACAACAGGAGAAAACAAAAAATAATCTTCTCTACTGTTTTGGTAACTGTTTTCGCTATTGGCTATCTGTTTTTAATAAAAATTGCCTACGAAAAAGTTTTAGCTCCCCATCAACGTAACCGTATCGAATTAATGTTAGGACTTAAAACCGATAATAAAGGAGCGGGCTATAATGTTATTCAATCGCAAATTGCCATAGGATCGGGGCAAGCAACCGGCCGTGGATTTTTACAGGGCACACAAACCAAATATGGTTACGTACCCGAGCAAAGTACCGATTTTATTTTCTCTACCATCGGCGAAGAGTGGGGATTTTTAGGTTGTTCAGTAGTGATTGGCCTTTACATATTCTTATTACTCAGATTGATTAATCTGGCAGAAAGGCAGCGATCAACCTTCTCCAGGGTGTATGGCTACAGCGTAGCATGTATCCTCTTTTTCCACGTTTTTATTAATATCGGGATGACGATCGGTATTATTCCCGTAATTGGAATTCCCCTACCCTTAATTAGCTATGGTGGTTCGTCGCTTTGGAGTTTCACCATCTTGCTGTTTATCTTTTTGAAGCTGGACTCTAACCGGATGGGATTTATTTAG